In one Denticeps clupeoides unplaced genomic scaffold, fDenClu1.1, whole genome shotgun sequence genomic region, the following are encoded:
- the LOC114783423 gene encoding neuritin-like protein, with the protein MSCPCLVIPLLLVCVGLLVSVRAAAVTPPCGSVYKGFAQCLLLLGDKLSSNTQTQDIRSVCRSWDEFQVCVNEVLSGCRGDAAQVWESLKAESRQGQFSGNLYETCSNQSTATIIPQSLPSTDQTNQESLKGHAPKKNPSPFVRLLPSCICSLLLLRV; encoded by the exons ATGTCTTGTCCTTGCCTGGTGATTCCACTACTTCTAGTTTGTGTAG GGCTGTTGGTGTCGGTGCGGGCGGCGGCTGTGACTCCACCCTGTGGCTCCGTCTACAAGGGCTTCGCtcagtgtctgctgctgctgggagacAAGCTGAGctccaacacacagactcagGACATCCGATCAGTCTGCAG gtccTGGGACGAGTtccaggtgtgtgtgaatgaggtaCTGTCTGGTTGCCGCGGTGATGCAGCACAGGTGTGGGAGTCGCTGAAGGCGGAGTCTCGTCAGGGCCAGTTTTCTGGAAACCTATATGAGACTTGCTCCAACCAATCAACAGCCACCATCATCCCCCAGAGCCTGCCCAGCACTGACCAGACCAATCAGGAGTCTCTGAAAGGACACGCCCCTAAAAAGAATCCCAGCCCCTTTGTGCGGCTCCTCCCATCATGCATTTGTTCACTGCTTCTGCTCAGAGTGTAG